One window from the genome of Spirosoma rhododendri encodes:
- a CDS encoding methyltransferase family protein translates to MITTYFPLITWGIFWLGWAVWGYTTRQRVQVQQQTDTSWYRRIHVALVVLSFILLLNPLPLLFNKPFAGVPHWVHLVGMGLMLTGMLFGAWARHVLADNWSGAIQQVAKQTLVTRGPYKYIRNPIYTGILSAALGTALYQLSWSSLTGLLILFTIYAVKISREEQFLQHVFVGYPAYSKHTWRLLPFIY, encoded by the coding sequence ATGATCACTACGTACTTTCCCCTCATCACATGGGGCATCTTTTGGCTGGGCTGGGCCGTATGGGGGTATACCACGCGCCAGCGTGTGCAGGTTCAACAGCAAACCGACACGAGTTGGTATCGGCGAATCCATGTAGCGCTGGTCGTGCTATCCTTCATCCTGCTGCTCAATCCACTACCCCTGTTGTTCAACAAACCGTTTGCCGGGGTGCCGCACTGGGTGCACTTAGTAGGAATGGGTTTGATGCTGACGGGTATGCTGTTCGGGGCGTGGGCACGCCACGTGCTGGCTGATAACTGGAGTGGCGCCATTCAGCAGGTAGCCAAGCAGACCTTAGTCACCAGGGGGCCCTACAAATACATTCGTAACCCCATTTATACCGGTATCCTCTCAGCCGCGTTAGGGACTGCCCTGTATCAACTTAGCTGGTCAAGCCTGACTGGCTTGCTGATCTTGTTTACGATATACGCTGTGAAAATAAGCCGGGAAGAGCAGTTTTTGCAGCACGTATTTGTTGGCTACCCGGCCTACAGTAAGCATACGTGGCGTTTACTTCCCTTTATCTATTGA
- a CDS encoding sensor histidine kinase, which produces MTEQDTLFPFWSGHQAEQQRLRYAIQAAQVGTWNLDVAHQRVWWDKRCQELCAFDGHDVVDYEQFLVLVHQEDRPRVDQAIDACLDPSSAGYFDALFRTSEHQPDQTRWIHAQGRAYIDIVGAAYRLSGVMRDVTAQVQTRQQLEINKARLRSLVLDSPNATALFAGRDIVIETVNTPMLRLWGTDESVVGQPLQQVLTNLATEPAVELLQRIYDTGESYQQPATQIHGVVNGHRQELWFNLAYQPVYAHDGNIYGVLSTATDVTAQVVALRESEQRYRLLSKELEHRVEQRTRELAQANDQLKRSNDSLQEFAYVASHDLQEPLRKIQQFGDLLKNRHATQLGEGVDYLERMQSAAGRMSRLIRDLLTFSRIATSQPVAMRVPLNDILDQTLVDLELLLSETQAVVDRAPLPVVMGDALQLGQLFQNLLTNALKFSRVDQRGTPAVPNIVIQAQLVAFSDLLPNVKPARHAETYHRITISDNGIGFDEKYLDRIFQIFQRLHRQTEFAGTGIGLAICQRVVTNHGGALTASSQPGQGATFCVYLPA; this is translated from the coding sequence ATGACCGAACAAGATACGTTATTCCCTTTCTGGTCGGGCCATCAGGCCGAGCAGCAACGACTGAGGTACGCTATTCAGGCAGCGCAGGTGGGCACCTGGAACCTGGACGTCGCCCATCAACGCGTGTGGTGGGACAAGCGTTGTCAGGAGCTTTGCGCTTTCGACGGTCACGACGTCGTCGACTACGAGCAGTTCTTGGTGCTGGTTCACCAGGAAGACCGGCCGCGTGTTGACCAGGCCATCGACGCCTGCCTGGACCCCTCCTCGGCGGGCTACTTCGATGCGTTGTTTCGGACCAGTGAGCATCAGCCCGACCAGACTCGCTGGATTCATGCCCAGGGCAGGGCCTACATAGACATTGTCGGAGCCGCCTATCGCCTGTCCGGGGTCATGCGCGATGTGACGGCGCAGGTGCAGACACGCCAGCAACTCGAAATCAACAAAGCGCGTCTTCGGAGTTTAGTGCTCGATTCGCCAAACGCTACGGCACTGTTTGCCGGCCGGGATATCGTCATCGAAACAGTCAACACACCCATGCTACGCCTTTGGGGAACCGATGAATCGGTGGTCGGTCAGCCGCTACAGCAGGTACTGACTAACCTGGCAACGGAACCCGCTGTTGAACTGCTCCAACGCATCTACGACACCGGGGAGTCTTATCAGCAACCCGCCACCCAAATACACGGAGTCGTCAACGGGCACCGGCAGGAATTGTGGTTCAACCTGGCGTATCAGCCGGTATACGCGCACGACGGCAACATCTACGGGGTGCTTAGTACAGCTACTGACGTGACGGCACAAGTAGTAGCGCTGCGGGAAAGCGAGCAGCGCTACCGGCTGTTGTCGAAGGAGTTAGAGCATCGGGTGGAACAGCGCACACGCGAACTAGCCCAGGCTAATGACCAGCTAAAGCGGTCGAACGATAGCCTACAGGAGTTTGCTTACGTTGCTTCGCATGATTTGCAGGAACCCCTGCGTAAGATTCAGCAGTTTGGCGATCTACTCAAGAATCGGCATGCCACCCAGTTGGGGGAAGGCGTCGATTACCTGGAACGCATGCAGTCGGCAGCGGGTCGGATGTCGAGGCTAATTCGGGACTTGTTAACCTTTTCGCGCATTGCTACCAGCCAGCCGGTCGCCATGCGTGTGCCACTAAACGATATTCTGGATCAGACATTGGTCGATCTGGAGCTACTACTCAGCGAGACACAGGCGGTCGTTGACAGGGCTCCCCTGCCCGTCGTAATGGGCGATGCGCTTCAGCTAGGTCAGCTGTTTCAGAACCTGCTCACCAACGCGCTCAAGTTCAGCCGCGTCGATCAACGTGGAACTCCTGCTGTTCCTAACATAGTCATACAAGCGCAACTAGTTGCGTTCAGCGATCTGCTGCCCAACGTGAAGCCTGCCCGTCACGCGGAAACGTATCATCGGATTACGATCAGCGATAATGGCATTGGCTTCGATGAGAAATATCTGGATCGTATTTTTCAAATTTTTCAGCGTTTGCACAGGCAAACTGAGTTTGCTGGTACAGGCATTGGCTTAGCCATTTGCCAACGAGTGGTAACCAATCATGGTGGGGCGCTAACGGCTAGTAGTCAACCCGGACAGGGCGCTACGTTTTGTGTGTACCTGCCCGCCTAG